One Arcobacter sp. FWKO B genomic window, CACCAACCTCATTTGCAGCATTTACAACTACTCCACGATTTGGATTTTCTAGTAAATCGTTTTTTAGTTCCCAAATAGGATATTTTATTGCTTCAATTTTCCTAAATTCCAAACTTCCTATTTCACACAAATCCACATGAGGTACTATCATTTCACTAACTTTTCCCAAAAGTGCATAAGCAATAGGAAGTTGCATATTTGGAGTTGCGATATGTGCAGTAGTACTGCCATCATTAAAGTTTATTAGAGCATGAATTATAGACTTCGTCTCTATTACTGCATCAAGTTTTTTAGTACCAAAAAGCCACTTAGCTTCTAATAGCTCAAAAAGCTTATTTGTCATTGTTGCACTATCTATAGTTATTTTACTTCCCATAGACCAATTTGGATGATTTAGTGCTTCTTTAATTGTGACATTTGCTAACTCAGCTACACTGTAATCTCTAAATGAACCACCACTTGCAGTAATAGTCATACTTGAAATTTTTTTATCATTTTGCAAATACCAAAGTCCAAAATGTTCACTATCTATAGGGACAATTTTAGAAACATCCAAGAACTCTCCAGCAACAACTAAAGATTCTTTATTGGCAAGAGCTAA contains:
- the dxr gene encoding 1-deoxy-D-xylulose-5-phosphate reductoisomerase → MVVLGSTGSIGVNTLKVAKRFNLEVEVLVAGNSIELLNEQIKEFKPQKVVIANKEDISKVNHKNVTAGALEIVKAVEEADSKVVVNALVGFLGLAPTVAAIKSGKKLALANKESLVVAGEFLDVSKIVPIDSEHFGLWYLQNDKKISSMTITASGGSFRDYSVAELANVTIKEALNHPNWSMGSKITIDSATMTNKLFELLEAKWLFGTKKLDAVIETKSIIHALINFNDGSTTAHIATPNMQLPIAYALLGKVSEMIVPHVDLCEIGSLEFRKIEAIKYPIWELKNDLLENPNRGVVVNAANEVGVYRFLKGEIGFLDISKNTIKAYEKFISVKPSNLNDVFMIDKEVKEYLWKI